From one Streptomyces mobaraensis genomic stretch:
- a CDS encoding peptidoglycan-binding protein, whose product MAYPLTADELLTALRAEGVTAVEVGDWRTHNRNHKGAWGPVNGIVIHHTATTGTRDSVDLCRDGDDELPGPLCHGVIDKEGTVHLVGNGRTNHAGLGDGDVLNAVVRESALPRPTAMDTDGNARFYGFECVNEGDGKDPWPAAQLDAIERVSAAICRAHGWTTASVIGHKEWTNQKIDPLGFAMDDLRARIARRLAGAPTATSRFAPFPGADFFRATPDSPLVTAMGRRLVEEGCAAYAEGPGPRWTDADRASYARWQRKLGYTGDDADGWPGRTSWDALKVPRTS is encoded by the coding sequence ATGGCATACCCGCTTACCGCGGACGAGTTGCTCACCGCCCTCCGCGCCGAGGGCGTCACCGCCGTCGAGGTAGGCGACTGGCGCACCCACAACCGCAATCACAAAGGCGCCTGGGGCCCGGTCAACGGCATCGTCATCCACCACACCGCCACGACCGGCACCCGCGACTCCGTCGACCTCTGCCGCGACGGCGACGACGAGCTGCCCGGCCCGCTCTGCCACGGCGTGATCGACAAGGAGGGCACCGTCCACCTCGTCGGCAACGGCCGCACCAACCACGCCGGCCTCGGCGACGGGGACGTGCTGAACGCCGTCGTCCGCGAGTCCGCGCTCCCCCGCCCGACGGCGATGGACACCGACGGCAACGCCCGCTTCTACGGCTTCGAATGCGTCAACGAGGGCGACGGCAAGGACCCCTGGCCGGCCGCCCAACTGGACGCCATCGAGCGCGTGTCGGCCGCCATCTGCCGGGCGCACGGCTGGACCACGGCCTCGGTCATCGGCCACAAGGAGTGGACGAACCAGAAGATCGACCCGCTCGGCTTCGCCATGGACGACCTGCGCGCCCGGATCGCGCGGCGGCTCGCCGGCGCGCCCACCGCGACGAGCCGGTTCGCCCCCTTCCCCGGCGCGGACTTCTTCCGTGCCACGCCCGACTCGCCCCTGGTCACGGCCATGGGCCGCCGCCTCGTCGAGGAGGGCTGCGCGGCGTACGCGGAGGGCCCCGGCCCGCGCTGGACCGACGCGGACCGCGCGTCGTACGCCCGCTGGCAGCGCAAGCTCGGCTACACCGGCGACGACGCCGACGGCTGGCCAGGCCGGACCAGTTGGGACGCCCTCAAGGTA
- a CDS encoding phage distal tail protein, producing MPPTPTLPLLPDAGTDQSPGSLITQDGQVQWAGILFGPGTDYPIADSGLTGWADLPGLDSGDVLRPDQHGAWPGAQWAQSRIVSAPVWLLPGSLDLTAEVVRRFRAATAVDSTERWLAVRLHGETLACRARVNQRVIPHDRMFVTRGTAKATVQWVCADPRRLTVEERAATTGLPVAERGLAWGKGLSWPLQWGQAGSSGLITVVNTGDAPASPVVTFRGPLRLPSLTRIDDGTRLEYDIALAPSDTLTVDTSAGTVLLNGSASRIHTATTYSAPEQTFLLAPGDTAFAFRCAPETGGTGASVTVTWRSSHW from the coding sequence ATGCCACCGACACCGACGCTCCCCCTCCTGCCGGACGCCGGCACCGACCAGTCCCCGGGATCGCTGATCACCCAGGACGGCCAGGTGCAGTGGGCCGGCATCCTCTTCGGCCCCGGCACCGACTACCCGATCGCCGACAGCGGTCTGACCGGCTGGGCCGATCTCCCCGGGCTGGACAGCGGCGACGTCCTCCGCCCCGACCAGCACGGTGCATGGCCGGGCGCGCAGTGGGCCCAGTCCCGTATCGTCTCCGCGCCCGTCTGGCTCCTGCCCGGCTCCCTCGACCTGACGGCGGAGGTGGTACGGCGCTTCCGGGCGGCCACCGCCGTCGACAGCACCGAACGCTGGCTCGCCGTGCGCCTCCACGGTGAGACGCTGGCCTGCCGGGCCAGGGTCAACCAGCGCGTCATCCCGCACGACCGGATGTTCGTGACGCGGGGTACGGCCAAGGCGACCGTGCAGTGGGTGTGCGCCGATCCCCGACGGCTGACGGTCGAGGAGCGGGCCGCCACCACGGGCCTGCCGGTCGCGGAACGCGGTCTGGCCTGGGGCAAGGGGCTGAGCTGGCCCCTGCAGTGGGGCCAGGCCGGCTCCTCCGGGCTGATCACGGTGGTGAACACGGGCGACGCCCCCGCCAGTCCGGTCGTCACCTTCCGAGGGCCGCTGCGCCTGCCCTCGCTCACCCGCATCGACGACGGCACGCGCCTGGAGTACGACATCGCCCTCGCCCCGTCCGACACGCTCACCGTGGACACCAGCGCGGGCACGGTCCTCCTCAACGGCAGCGCGTCCCGTATCCACACGGCCACCACCTATTCCGCGCCGGAGCAGACCTTCCTGCTCGCCCCGGGCGACACCGCGTTCGCCTTCCGCTGCGCTCCCGAGACGGGCGGCACCGGCGCGTCGGTGACTGTCACCTGGCGCAGCTCCCACTGGTAA
- a CDS encoding phage tail tape measure protein gives MATRGDPLAGTAPAFSRFGAALRGLTQAVRAEQRSVVTAARALDGVQRTTGQAAGDVKRWGTGAEAAGRATANLNRQAGAARAGLGKGLGATRASGALLKNLNRQLTGTASAVALVGKGAGIAGKLSGALGIGLKVGSGVMQAVNLAMKASPWGLVLSLLLPLAVELIDLALNSQTGQHILEQVFSAAGQAFKAALTVIGPVVLAYLAIVRTEWKILRAVVGTVLSWITGGLPRTLRSAGSALQGALRGAGDFLISAFHTAVTVIKAPANGLISLANWIIDRINGIKVLGKHVFPHLPNIPQLAAGGIVGPRRSGVPVLLAEAGEAEAVIPLPTLRRLLARTAAVAARRPGRTRRLTDYHEPEGRGAHGIAEDLLFLAYT, from the coding sequence ATGGCCACGAGAGGCGACCCGCTCGCCGGCACCGCACCCGCGTTCTCCCGGTTCGGCGCGGCACTGCGCGGTCTCACCCAGGCCGTCCGGGCCGAACAGCGGTCCGTCGTCACGGCCGCCCGGGCGCTGGACGGCGTCCAGCGCACCACCGGTCAGGCGGCCGGTGACGTCAAGCGCTGGGGCACGGGCGCCGAGGCCGCGGGCCGGGCCACCGCGAACCTCAACCGGCAGGCCGGAGCCGCGCGGGCGGGACTGGGCAAGGGCCTGGGCGCCACCCGCGCGTCCGGTGCCCTGCTCAAGAACCTGAACCGGCAGTTGACGGGCACGGCCTCCGCGGTCGCCCTCGTGGGGAAGGGCGCCGGGATCGCGGGGAAGCTCAGCGGAGCACTCGGCATCGGCCTGAAGGTCGGGAGCGGCGTGATGCAGGCCGTCAACCTGGCGATGAAGGCGAGCCCATGGGGGCTGGTCCTCTCACTCCTGCTTCCCCTCGCCGTCGAGTTGATCGACCTGGCGCTCAACTCCCAGACGGGACAGCACATCCTGGAGCAGGTCTTCAGCGCGGCCGGGCAGGCCTTCAAGGCAGCCCTGACCGTGATCGGACCGGTGGTCCTGGCCTACCTCGCGATCGTCAGGACGGAGTGGAAGATCCTCCGCGCCGTCGTCGGCACGGTCCTCTCCTGGATCACGGGCGGACTGCCGCGCACGCTGCGCTCGGCGGGCTCGGCGCTCCAGGGCGCGTTGCGGGGGGCCGGGGACTTTCTCATCAGCGCCTTCCACACGGCCGTCACCGTCATCAAGGCCCCGGCCAACGGTCTGATCTCCCTCGCCAACTGGATCATCGACCGCATCAACGGCATCAAGGTCCTCGGCAAGCACGTCTTCCCGCACCTGCCGAACATCCCGCAGCTCGCGGCGGGCGGCATCGTCGGCCCGCGCCGCTCCGGCGTGCCCGTTCTGCTGGCCGAGGCGGGGGAGGCCGAGGCCGTGATCCCGCTGCCGACACTCCGCCGCCTGCTCGCCCGCACCGCCGCCGTGGCCGCCCGCCGGCCCGGGCGGACCCGCCGGCTGACCGACTACCACGAGCCCGAGGGCCGCGGCGCCCACGGCATCGCCGAGGACCTGCTGTTCCTCGCGTACACCTGA
- a CDS encoding phage tail protein, with translation MSLVSSLRSATNAARSFKSASDSSAKSTGTLAKQTGSVKSGVSQMKGSLTQTSRELKNVQTGADKAAKSVGKAGKEAGKSGTSMGKFETGLNKAGSGFKGLNKAMKGNVIGLLLTLLAPLIAKIVDMAMQSKTMQRIMNTAFNVIGRVIRTVMTAVGPLVRTTGRIIAGVWHGIMSAIQPVARWIGSALPAAFRAVKNALSSAWGGLSHFAGSVFNGIKGAVRGPLNGVIGLINSAIRALNGIHITLPSILGGKSFGINLPTIPMLATGGIVMPRSGGVPAILAEAGEAEAVMPLSKLDRLLTRTAVQARLETAPLTAGRRAPDRAGFHIENYYAAPDRDPKETAMALMFLAKARG, from the coding sequence ATGTCTCTCGTAAGCTCTCTCCGCAGCGCCACCAACGCCGCTCGCTCCTTTAAAAGCGCGAGCGACAGCTCCGCCAAATCCACCGGCACCCTAGCCAAACAAACCGGCTCCGTAAAATCCGGCGTAAGCCAGATGAAAGGCTCGCTCACCCAGACCTCCCGCGAGCTCAAAAACGTCCAGACCGGCGCCGACAAAGCAGCGAAGTCGGTTGGCAAGGCCGGCAAGGAAGCCGGGAAGTCCGGCACCTCCATGGGCAAGTTCGAAACCGGCCTGAACAAGGCCGGCAGCGGCTTCAAGGGCCTGAACAAGGCCATGAAGGGCAACGTCATCGGCCTCCTGCTGACGCTGCTCGCCCCGCTCATCGCGAAGATCGTCGACATGGCGATGCAGTCCAAGACGATGCAGCGCATCATGAACACCGCGTTCAACGTCATCGGCCGCGTCATCCGGACCGTCATGACCGCCGTCGGCCCCCTGGTGCGCACCACCGGCCGGATCATCGCCGGTGTGTGGCACGGGATCATGTCGGCGATCCAGCCCGTCGCGCGCTGGATCGGGTCGGCGCTCCCCGCCGCCTTCCGGGCGGTGAAGAACGCCCTGTCCAGCGCCTGGGGCGGCCTGTCGCACTTCGCCGGCTCGGTCTTCAACGGCATCAAGGGCGCCGTCCGCGGCCCGCTCAACGGTGTGATCGGCCTGATCAACTCCGCGATCCGGGCCCTGAACGGCATCCACATCACCCTGCCGAGCATCCTCGGCGGCAAGTCGTTCGGCATCAACCTCCCCACGATCCCCATGCTCGCCACCGGCGGCATCGTCATGCCGCGCAGCGGCGGCGTGCCGGCGATCCTCGCGGAGGCGGGCGAGGCCGAAGCGGTCATGCCGCTGTCGAAGCTCGACCGGCTGCTGACCCGCACGGCGGTGCAGGCCCGCCTGGAGACGGCCCCGCTCACCGCCGGGCGCCGTGCGCCCGACCGCGCCGGCTTCCACATCGAGAACTACTACGCCGCGCCCGACCGCGACCCCAAGGAGACGGCCATGGCGCTGATGTTCCTGGCCAAGGCCCGGGGATGA
- a CDS encoding phage tail tube protein: MPGMNPNEVRVAGTGRVLIAKVGTDAPADTTTDWSANWRDLGYTTTDGVKFGRKGKTAVVDTWQSLSPARTIFTEHELTLKFSMLQLNRDTLPFFFNGGDTAETAAGSGVFKYEIQADPGEDERALGLEFSDGAEIRYRLVVPRGLVTVNDDVDFNRKGAVKLGVTFTAMSAKHGAPLATWLMKDKAYAAASPK; encoded by the coding sequence ATGCCCGGAATGAACCCGAACGAGGTCCGCGTCGCCGGCACCGGCCGCGTCCTCATCGCCAAGGTCGGCACCGACGCCCCGGCCGACACCACCACCGACTGGTCCGCCAACTGGCGGGACCTGGGCTACACGACGACCGACGGCGTGAAGTTCGGCCGGAAGGGCAAGACGGCGGTCGTCGACACCTGGCAGTCGCTCAGCCCGGCCCGGACCATCTTCACCGAGCACGAGCTGACCCTGAAGTTCAGCATGCTCCAGCTCAACAGGGACACCCTGCCGTTCTTCTTCAACGGCGGCGACACGGCGGAGACGGCCGCCGGGTCCGGCGTGTTCAAGTACGAGATCCAGGCGGACCCGGGCGAGGACGAGCGCGCGCTGGGCCTGGAGTTCAGCGACGGCGCCGAGATCCGCTACCGCCTCGTCGTCCCACGCGGACTCGTGACCGTGAACGACGACGTGGACTTCAACCGCAAGGGCGCGGTGAAGCTGGGCGTCACCTTCACCGCCATGTCGGCGAAGCACGGGGCGCCGCTGGCGACCTGGCTGATGAAGGACAAGGCGTACGCGGCGGCTTCGCCGAAGTAG
- a CDS encoding methyltransferase domain-containing protein gives MTAVTRAVTYADVSAVRPGAILVAPWRTPFSEQQALVTLTVAPDGKSAEGRFSLPGRNPDPLGTAPPPAVDVTTLGDISSTRLTEAEFSAATFALGIKLRGIRQQADARRRYGRAIWLQGPDGDPSWACTLFRAEPGLTTLVWQGGPRRLWDEAEAAYGWWAALGEPAPDRFGLTVDGAGGRVWLDEPGNVVRSL, from the coding sequence ATGACCGCCGTCACGCGCGCCGTCACGTACGCGGACGTGTCGGCCGTCCGCCCCGGCGCGATACTCGTCGCGCCCTGGCGGACGCCGTTCAGCGAGCAGCAGGCGCTCGTCACCCTGACCGTCGCGCCGGACGGCAAGAGCGCGGAGGGCCGCTTCTCCCTGCCGGGGAGAAACCCGGACCCCCTCGGCACGGCACCCCCGCCGGCCGTGGACGTCACCACCCTCGGGGACATCTCCTCGACTCGCCTCACGGAGGCGGAGTTCAGCGCCGCGACGTTCGCCCTGGGCATCAAGCTGCGAGGCATCCGCCAACAGGCGGACGCCAGACGCCGCTACGGAAGAGCGATCTGGCTCCAGGGGCCGGACGGCGACCCGTCCTGGGCCTGCACCCTCTTCCGGGCCGAGCCCGGCCTGACGACGCTCGTCTGGCAGGGCGGCCCGCGCCGCCTCTGGGACGAGGCGGAGGCGGCATACGGCTGGTGGGCCGCGCTGGGCGAACCGGCGCCGGACCGCTTCGGGCTGACGGTGGACGGCGCGGGCGGCCGGGTCTGGCTGGACGAGCCGGGGAACGTCGTCCGGAGCCTCTGA
- a CDS encoding DUF6255 family natural product biosynthesis protein — MSAGGVRTATGRLVRNCAHREGWATAPDGTRRCVECGVERYGAYAPLRLPEERNPLTVKTGAERAVAAATAIATLGTRFLEERARLLRHRRPAVAA, encoded by the coding sequence GTGAGCGCGGGCGGCGTCCGGACGGCGACGGGCCGGCTCGTACGGAACTGCGCGCACCGGGAGGGCTGGGCGACGGCCCCGGACGGAACCCGCCGCTGCGTCGAGTGCGGCGTCGAGCGGTACGGCGCGTACGCGCCGCTGCGGCTGCCGGAGGAACGGAACCCGCTGACCGTGAAGACCGGCGCCGAGAGGGCGGTCGCGGCGGCAACGGCCATCGCGACACTGGGGACCCGCTTCCTGGAGGAGCGCGCCCGCCTCCTCCGACACCGCCGACCGGCGGTGGCCGCATGA
- a CDS encoding helix-turn-helix domain-containing protein: MAKAGGSTKPSNPRFGWGFFGNELKIHREAAGLSQEALGSLVFCSGSYIGQFEKGIRRPQLAIAERIDEVLKTGGYFKRVYDELIEGSPNADWFEGVLCLEAEATVIRSYAPTFVPGLFQTAAYARAVFLAGYPFATDKELQNWVDARLGRQGLLEHPTKPMLWSVLDESVLRRPVGGPMVMSEQLLRVASLARCRRMVVQVLPYGAGAPPVDALLKLMDFADAPPVAYTEGVQSGNILDEPDQVARCKLAYDLVRAAALSPRASLDLIESVAERYTDEEQP; the protein is encoded by the coding sequence ATGGCCAAGGCTGGTGGGTCAACGAAGCCCAGTAATCCCCGGTTCGGCTGGGGGTTCTTCGGAAACGAGCTGAAGATCCATCGCGAAGCTGCCGGCCTGTCGCAGGAGGCCCTGGGCAGCCTGGTGTTCTGCTCCGGCTCGTATATCGGGCAGTTCGAGAAGGGGATCCGCAGGCCCCAGCTGGCCATCGCCGAGCGGATCGACGAGGTGTTGAAGACGGGTGGCTACTTCAAGCGTGTGTACGACGAGCTGATTGAGGGGTCACCGAACGCCGATTGGTTCGAGGGGGTGTTGTGCCTGGAGGCGGAGGCGACGGTCATTCGGAGCTACGCTCCGACCTTTGTGCCGGGCCTCTTCCAGACGGCTGCCTACGCTCGTGCCGTCTTTTTGGCCGGCTATCCCTTCGCAACCGACAAGGAGCTCCAGAACTGGGTTGATGCTCGGCTGGGCAGGCAGGGCCTCCTGGAGCACCCAACAAAGCCCATGTTGTGGTCGGTGCTCGACGAGAGCGTCCTCCGCCGGCCGGTCGGCGGACCGATGGTGATGAGTGAGCAGTTGCTGCGAGTCGCCTCGCTCGCACGTTGCCGTCGCATGGTTGTGCAGGTGCTGCCGTACGGAGCTGGCGCACCGCCGGTGGATGCCTTGCTCAAGCTGATGGACTTTGCGGACGCTCCCCCTGTGGCGTATACGGAAGGCGTTCAGAGCGGGAACATCCTGGATGAACCCGATCAGGTCGCCCGCTGCAAGTTGGCTTACGACCTTGTCAGGGCCGCTGCCCTCTCGCCACGTGCTTCCCTGGACCTCATCGAGTCGGTGGCGGAAAGGTACACAGATGAAGAGCAACCATGA
- a CDS encoding DUF397 domain-containing protein: protein MKSNHDLSSAAWRKSRHSGGGNGQGAPDCVEVAGNIPDVVPVRDSKRPHGPALLIPAPAWAAFLTDLRS, encoded by the coding sequence ATGAAGAGCAACCATGACCTGAGTTCTGCGGCCTGGCGGAAGAGCAGGCACAGCGGCGGAGGCAACGGCCAGGGGGCTCCCGACTGCGTCGAAGTTGCCGGCAACATCCCCGATGTTGTCCCCGTCCGCGACTCCAAACGCCCCCACGGCCCCGCCCTCCTCATACCCGCCCCCGCCTGGGCCGCCTTCCTCACCGATCTCCGAAGCTGA
- a CDS encoding helix-turn-helix domain-containing protein has translation MDGRNSDTERFASWVEELMRRRGYDIDSPRGGGRSRLAEDAGVHRAAVTRLLQRQSLPDLETMRALARVLGVGLRDMLIQSGRATAEDLPLPDAARPAGGGRRVTPEEAGELLGIPESHRRQFVEMTEMIMTVSGARPVGGGRHGGRRDASAR, from the coding sequence ATGGACGGCAGGAATTCGGACACGGAGCGGTTCGCGAGCTGGGTCGAGGAGCTGATGCGGCGCCGGGGCTATGACATCGACAGCCCGCGCGGCGGAGGCAGGTCCCGTCTCGCCGAGGACGCCGGGGTGCACCGGGCGGCGGTCACCCGCCTGCTGCAGCGGCAGAGCCTCCCCGACCTGGAGACCATGCGCGCGCTGGCCCGCGTCCTGGGGGTGGGGCTCCGCGACATGTTGATCCAGTCCGGCCGCGCGACCGCCGAGGACCTGCCGCTGCCGGACGCGGCGCGGCCGGCGGGCGGTGGGCGGCGGGTGACCCCGGAGGAGGCCGGCGAGCTGCTGGGGATTCCGGAAAGCCACCGGCGGCAGTTCGTCGAGATGACCGAGATGATCATGACGGTGAGCGGTGCGCGGCCCGTCGGTGGTGGCCGGCACGGGGGGCGCCGGGACGCTTCCGCGCGCTGA
- the rpsL gene encoding 30S ribosomal protein S12 yields the protein MPTIQQLVRKGRQDKVEKNKTPALEGSPQRRGVCTRVFTTTPKKPNSALRKVARVRLTSGIEVTAYIPGEGHNLQEHSIVLVRGGRVKDLPGVRYKIIRGSLDTQGVKNRKQARSRYGAKKEK from the coding sequence GTGCCTACGATCCAGCAGCTGGTCCGAAAGGGCCGGCAGGACAAGGTCGAGAAGAACAAGACGCCCGCCCTCGAGGGTTCGCCCCAGCGTCGTGGCGTCTGCACGCGTGTTTTCACGACCACCCCGAAGAAGCCGAACTCGGCCCTGCGTAAGGTCGCGCGTGTGCGTCTGACCAGCGGCATCGAGGTCACCGCTTACATTCCGGGTGAGGGCCACAACCTGCAGGAGCACTCCATCGTGCTCGTGCGCGGCGGCCGTGTGAAGGACCTGCCGGGCGTTCGCTACAAGATCATCCGTGGCTCGCTCGACACCCAGGGCGTCAAGAACCGCAAGCAGGCTCGCAGCCGCTACGGCGCCAAGAAGGAGAAGTAA
- the rpsG gene encoding 30S ribosomal protein S7, translating into MPRKGPAPKRPVIIDPVYGSPLVTSLINKILLHGKRSTAERIVYGAMEGLREKTGNDPVITLKRALENVKPALEVKSRRVGGATYQVPVEVRPGRASTLALRWLVGYSRARREKTMTERLMNELLDASNGLGASVKKREDTHKMAESNKAFAHYRW; encoded by the coding sequence ATGCCTCGTAAGGGCCCCGCCCCGAAGCGCCCGGTCATCATCGACCCGGTCTACGGCTCTCCTCTGGTCACGTCCCTGATCAACAAGATCCTGCTGCACGGCAAGCGCTCCACCGCCGAGCGCATCGTGTACGGCGCCATGGAGGGTCTCCGCGAGAAGACCGGCAACGACCCGGTCATCACGCTGAAGCGCGCGCTTGAGAACGTCAAGCCCGCCCTCGAGGTCAAGTCCCGCCGTGTCGGTGGCGCCACCTACCAGGTGCCGGTCGAGGTCCGTCCGGGCCGCGCCTCCACCCTGGCGCTGCGCTGGCTGGTCGGTTACTCCCGCGCCCGTCGCGAGAAGACCATGACCGAGCGCCTCATGAACGAGCTGCTGGACGCTTCGAACGGTCTCGGCGCCTCGGTCAAGAAGCGTGAGGACACGCACAAGATGGCCGAGTCCAACAAGGCCTTCGCGCACTACCGCTGGTAG
- the fusA gene encoding elongation factor G has protein sequence MATTSLDLAKVRNIGIMAHIDAGKTTTTERILFYTGVSYKIGEVHDGAATMDWMEQEQERGITITSAATTCHWPLDNVDHTINIIDTPGHVDFTVEVERSLRVLDGAVTVFDGVAGVEPQSETVWRQADRYGVPRICFVNKLDRTGAEFHRCVDMIVDRLGAVPLVMQLPIGAEADFKGVVDLVQMKALVWSAEAAKGEMYDVVDIPDTHIEAAEEWRGKLLEGVAENDEEMMELFLEGTEPTQEQLMAAIRRITLASRGGGDSVTVTPVFCGTAFKNKGVQPLLDAVVRYLPSPLDIEAVEGHAVNDPDEVVKRKPSDDEPFAGLAFKIMSDPHLGKLTFVRVYSGRMTAGTQVQNSVKGKKERIGKIYRMHANKREEIESVGAGDIVAVMGLKQTTTGETLCDAANPVILESMDFPAPVIQVAIEPKSKGDQEKLGVAIQRLAEEDPSFQVHTDEETGQTIIAGMGELHLDVLVDRMKREFKVEANVGKPQVAYRETIRKAVERIDYTHKKQTGGSGQFAKVQIAIEPLEGDGYEFENKVTGGRIPREYIPSVDAGCQEAMEFGVLAGYPLTGVKVTLLDGAYHDVDSSELAFKIAGSMAFKEGARKASPALLEPMMSVEVTTPEDYMGDVIGDINSRRGQIQAMEDRHGAKLVKGLVPLSEMFGYVGDLRSKTSGRASYSMQFDSYAEVPRNVAEEIIAKAKGE, from the coding sequence ATGGCCACCACTTCGCTTGACCTGGCCAAGGTCCGCAACATCGGGATCATGGCCCACATCGACGCGGGCAAGACGACCACCACCGAGCGGATCCTGTTCTACACCGGTGTCTCGTACAAGATCGGTGAAGTCCACGACGGCGCTGCCACGATGGACTGGATGGAGCAGGAGCAGGAGCGCGGCATCACGATCACGTCTGCCGCGACGACCTGCCACTGGCCGCTGGACAATGTCGACCACACCATCAACATCATCGACACCCCGGGCCACGTCGACTTCACGGTCGAGGTGGAGCGCTCGCTGCGCGTCCTCGACGGTGCCGTGACGGTGTTCGACGGCGTCGCCGGTGTTGAGCCGCAGTCCGAGACGGTCTGGCGTCAGGCCGACCGTTACGGCGTGCCGCGCATCTGCTTCGTGAACAAGCTGGACCGTACCGGTGCCGAGTTCCACCGCTGCGTCGACATGATCGTCGACCGCCTGGGCGCGGTTCCGCTGGTCATGCAGCTGCCGATCGGTGCCGAGGCCGACTTCAAGGGCGTGGTCGACCTCGTCCAGATGAAGGCGCTGGTCTGGTCCGCCGAGGCCGCCAAGGGCGAGATGTACGACGTCGTCGACATCCCGGACACCCACATCGAGGCTGCCGAGGAATGGCGCGGCAAGCTCCTCGAGGGCGTCGCCGAGAACGACGAAGAGATGATGGAGCTGTTCCTGGAGGGCACCGAGCCCACCCAGGAGCAGCTGATGGCGGCCATCCGCCGCATCACCCTCGCGTCGCGTGGCGGCGGCGACTCCGTCACCGTCACCCCGGTGTTCTGCGGTACCGCGTTCAAGAACAAGGGCGTTCAGCCCCTGCTCGACGCCGTGGTCCGTTACCTGCCGTCGCCGCTGGACATCGAGGCTGTCGAGGGCCACGCGGTCAACGACCCCGACGAGGTCGTCAAGCGCAAGCCGTCCGACGACGAGCCGTTCGCGGGCCTCGCGTTCAAGATCATGAGCGACCCGCACCTCGGCAAGCTCACCTTCGTCCGGGTTTACTCGGGCCGCATGACGGCGGGCACCCAGGTGCAGAACTCCGTCAAGGGCAAGAAGGAGCGCATCGGCAAGATCTACCGGATGCACGCGAACAAGCGTGAGGAGATCGAGTCGGTGGGTGCCGGTGACATCGTCGCCGTCATGGGTCTGAAGCAGACCACCACCGGTGAGACCCTCTGCGACGCCGCGAACCCGGTGATCCTGGAGTCCATGGACTTCCCGGCGCCGGTCATCCAGGTCGCGATCGAGCCCAAGTCCAAGGGCGACCAGGAGAAGCTGGGTGTCGCCATCCAGCGCCTGGCCGAGGAGGACCCCTCCTTCCAGGTCCACACGGACGAGGAGACGGGCCAGACCATCATCGCGGGTATGGGCGAGCTGCACCTCGACGTGCTGGTCGACCGTATGAAGCGTGAGTTCAAGGTCGAGGCCAACGTCGGCAAGCCGCAGGTCGCGTACCGCGAGACGATCCGCAAGGCCGTCGAGCGCATCGACTACACCCACAAGAAGCAGACCGGTGGTTCCGGTCAGTTCGCGAAGGTCCAGATCGCGATCGAGCCTCTTGAGGGCGACGGCTACGAGTTCGAGAACAAGGTCACCGGTGGCCGCATCCCGCGGGAGTACATCCCGTCGGTGGACGCGGGCTGCCAGGAGGCCATGGAGTTCGGCGTGCTGGCCGGCTACCCGCTGACCGGCGTCAAGGTGACGCTGCTCGACGGTGCCTACCACGACGTCGACTCCTCCGAGCTCGCCTTCAAGATCGCCGGTTCCATGGCGTTCAAGGAGGGTGCCCGCAAGGCGTCGCCGGCTCTGCTCGAGCCGATGATGTCCGTCGAGGTCACCACCCCCGAGGACTACATGGGCGATGTGATCGGTGACATCAACTCCCGCCGTGGCCAGATCCAGGCCATGGAGGACCGTCACGGCGCCAAGCTCGTCAAGGGCCTGGTTCCGCTGTCGGAGATGTTCGGCTACGTCGGAGACCTCCGCAGCAAGACGTCGGGTCGCGCAAGCTACTCGATGCAGTTCGACTCCTACGCCGAGGTTCCCCGGAACGTCGCCGAGGAGATCATCGCGAAGGCCAAGGGCGAGTAA